The following is a genomic window from Oceanispirochaeta sp. M1.
TTATCAAGGACGGTCCATTTTTCACTTCTTCTTGCAAAGATATGATCCTCCAGAAGTTTAACTCGTTCCTTGAGTCGGTCATTCTTATTCTGAAGTGTATTGATATCTGTCAAAAGAGTATTGTTATATGTCTGAAGAGTATTGTTATCTGTCTGAAGAGTATTGTTCTGCTCCTGGAGTTCCTCAATGAGTTTCTTTAGTTCTTCTGGGCTCTCGGGCAATCCTGATTCTGACATCTGATAAGGAGTCTAGGGTATTCCCGGGAATTATAATACTTCACAGTAGTTCAGTGCTTTATGAGCCTTCCAGAAATCGATTCCCGATAACAGAAGCTTCAGTTGTTCATATGTAATATTCTGAGCCTCGGCTTCATCCTTTGGCCAGGGAAAGGTCTCTTTCTCTATCTTCTTCTGCCATAAACAGAATCCATTGTTATCCCAGTAAAGGGCTTTCAGGATCTTCCTTTCCCGATTACAGAATAGAAAAATGGAAGATGAGAATGGATTAAGCTCCATAT
Proteins encoded in this region:
- the tnpB gene encoding IS66 family insertion sequence element accessory protein TnpB (TnpB, as the term is used for proteins encoded by IS66 family insertion elements, is considered an accessory protein, since TnpC, encoded by a neighboring gene, is a DDE family transposase.) produces the protein MELNPFSSSIFLFCNRERKILKALYWDNNGFCLWQKKIEKETFPWPKDEAEAQNITYEQLKLLLSGIDFWKAHKALNYCEVL